One window of Amaranthus tricolor cultivar Red isolate AtriRed21 chromosome 13, ASM2621246v1, whole genome shotgun sequence genomic DNA carries:
- the LOC130799007 gene encoding RING-H2 finger protein ATL8 produces MRILRSLNTTITSSSSSSMAAEDSEHVDSDLVVILAALLCALICVLGLVAVARCAWLRRFSSGGNSTPANKGLKKKILNSLPKFAYSADQHAERLSDDCAICLSEFLVGEEIRVLPQCGHGFHVSCIDTWLGSHSSCPSCRQILAIRCQKCGGGLPDSNSGAPIGQANSGVSNNQNSNNIIHNHNAFLP; encoded by the coding sequence ATGAGAATTCTTAGAAGCTTAAACACTACTATAacctcctcttcttcatcatccatGGCGGCTGAAGATAGCGAACACGTAGACTCCGATTTGGTCGTCATCCTCGCAGCTCTTCTCTGCGCTCTAATCTGCGTTCTAGGCCTTGTCGCCGTGGCTAGATGCGCTTGGCTCCGGCGATTCTCTAGCGGAGGAAATTCAACTCCGGCGAACAAAGGTCTGAAGAAGAAAATCTTAAATTCGCTTCCTAAATTCGCGTATTCCGCCGATCAACACGCTGAAAGACTCTCCGATGATTGCGCGATTTGCTTATCGGAGTTTTTAGTCGGAGAAGAAATCAGAGTTTTGCCACAGTGTGGACATGGATTCCACGTATCGTGTATTGACACGTGGCTAGGATCGCACTCTTCCTGTCCTTCTTGCCGTCAGATCCTCGCTATTCGGTGTCAAAAATGTGGCGGTGGTTTGCCAGATTCTAATTCCGGAGCTCCGATCGGCCAAGCTAATAGTGGTGTCAGTAATaatcaaaatagtaataatattattcataATCATAATGCTTTCTTGCCTTAG